One Aquarana catesbeiana isolate 2022-GZ linkage group LG04, ASM4218655v1, whole genome shotgun sequence genomic region harbors:
- the LOC141141262 gene encoding uncharacterized protein, whose product MVYSETEITFLDVSVKKQPDGSLSSQLYRKPTAGNSLLHAASFHPKPLLSSIPYTQYLRTRRNCSDDSTFKDEADKLRTRLLERGYSRSSLKKAYKRTLASSRQDLLDTPKQSSTDNTIRIITTYTTQHQQLKQILNRNPPQCEDGISITSSSENTIESVHIEVTDDEESYASSVHSEIDEDLNNLRVRLRSKYQIPGTEEPPAFPINPLKRKRIEENVADEEKDQSLIGHTRWCFCAQCRPMPTSEESKCCQGLEEVQPFLEHGLTCVTQHEEFVERCLTKRILVYQIQMESANVHKDYIRDANRCLRRGAYKSYTNMVHGFLGKNRRIPIPSCVVWAIRNKYPDPNEEYIGFKWSSDYNASDMAIEEN is encoded by the exons ATGGTATATAGTGAGACAGAGATCACCTTTCTGGATGTGTCGGTCAAAAAACAGCCTGACGGCAGCCTCTCAAGTCAGTTATACCGCAAGCCCACAGCGGGAAACTCCCTTCTACACGCAGCCAGTTTCCATCCTAAACCCTTGCTGTCTTCCATTCCTTACACACAATACCTCAGGACACGTAGAAACTGTTCGGACGATTCCACATTTAAAGACGAAGCTGACAAATTAAGGACCAGACTACTCGAAAGAGGTTATTCCCGGTCTTCCCTTAAAAAAGCTTACAAAAGAACATTAGCCTCGTCACGACAAGATCTATTGGATACACCGAAACAATCTTCTACTGACAATACTATCAGAATTATTACCACATACACCACACAGCACCAACAACTAAAACAAATCCTGAACAG GAATCCCCCTCAGTGTGAAGATGGAATTTCAATTACCTCAAGCTCAGAg aacacCATTGAAAGTGTGCATATTGAAGTTACAGATGATGAAGAAAGTTATGCATCATCTGTACATAGTGAAATTGATGAG GATTTAAACAATCTCCGAGTTCGACTACGTTCGAAATATCAAATCCCAGGCACTGAGGAACCACCTGCTTTTCCAATCAACCCattgaaaagaaaaagaattgaGGAAAATGTAGCTGATGAAGAGAAAGACCAGAGTTTAATAGGTCATACACGCTGGTGTTTTTGTGCACAATGTCGGCCTATGCCAACATCTGAAGAATCTAAATGCTGCCAAGGATTGGAAGAAGTTCAGCCTTTCTTGGAGCATGGCCTGACATGCGTAACACAACATGAAGAATTTGTCGAACGATGTCTGACTAAAAGAATTCTGGTCTATCAAATCCAAATGGAATCCGCCAATGTTCACAAAGACTATATTCGTGATGCCAATAG ATGCCTCAGAAGAGGAGCCTATAAATCCTACACTAATATGGTCCATGGATTTCTGGGGAAGAATCGTCGAATACCCATACCTTCGTGTGTTGTATGGGCAATTCGAAACAAGTATCCAGATCCCAATGAGGAATACATTGGATTTAAATGGTCATCCGATTATAATGCAAGCGATATGGCTATCGAAGAAAATTAA